In a genomic window of Flavobacteriales bacterium:
- a CDS encoding outer membrane beta-barrel protein, whose amino-acid sequence MGEHFNLRFIPGISFIGRTMEYTIYEKDTVPVVYDKTVNSVYLQVPLYFKFRSRRINNWRVYIMGGGKFMYDMATKADVKSDEVILKMKREDYTWDLGVGVDFYLEYFKLTTEVKMAFGLNNLMVKDQTVFTNSIQSLNSKTFLFSLYFE is encoded by the coding sequence TTGGGCGAACATTTCAACCTGCGTTTCATTCCGGGCATCTCGTTCATCGGTCGAACCATGGAATACACCATTTATGAGAAGGATACGGTCCCAGTTGTGTACGACAAGACCGTCAATTCCGTTTATCTGCAAGTGCCGTTGTATTTCAAATTCCGCTCACGCAGGATCAACAACTGGCGCGTGTACATCATGGGCGGTGGCAAGTTCATGTACGATATGGCAACGAAGGCCGATGTGAAAAGTGATGAGGTGATACTGAAAATGAAACGGGAAGATTACACGTGGGATCTGGGTGTCGGTGTCGATTTCTACCTCGAATATTTCAAACTCACCACCGAAGTGAAAATGGCCTTCGGGCTGAACAACCTCATGGTCAAAGACCAAACGGTATTTACCAACTCCATTCAGTCGCTCAACTCCAAAACCTTTCTGTTCTCGCTTTATTTTGAGTAA
- the zapA gene encoding cell division protein ZapA, translating to MGTQAITVRIAGKSYPMTVESPQEEETIRKAERQIRERVKMYEEKYAVTDVRDLLSMCVLQFATEALESEEKAGGVEQDVLSRLKAIEQVLDANT from the coding sequence ATGGGAACTCAGGCGATAACAGTAAGGATAGCAGGGAAGAGTTACCCGATGACGGTGGAATCACCGCAGGAAGAAGAAACCATAAGGAAGGCGGAGCGGCAGATACGGGAGCGGGTGAAGATGTATGAAGAGAAGTATGCCGTTACGGATGTTAGAGACCTGTTGAGCATGTGCGTGCTACAGTTTGCCACAGAGGCGTTGGAAAGCGAGGAGAAGGCGGGCGGAGTGGAGCAGGACGTGTTAAGCAGATTGAAGGCAATAGAGCAGGTGCTCGATGCCAACACTTGA
- the rny gene encoding ribonuclease Y, translating to MELVVGVVAALLGVILGGAGVMVYNKKVVNDQANSILEEAKAKAEVIREKRISQAKEKFQEMKAEHDRKVNERNQKLIEAENRVKQKEGSLNKKFEDVKRERQAAERELGEAKKKQEKLDGQIEVFNKKLEEVERDRQKQVEQLEKVAGMKADEAKAQLVEALKAEAQTAAMAAINETVEEAKMQADKQAKKIVIQTIQRVATEHTIENAVSIFNIESDEIKGRIIGREGRNIRALEAATGIEIIVDDTPEAIILSGFDPVKRETARLALHQLVTDGRIHPARIEEVVAKTKKRLEEEIIEIGKRTAIDLGIHGLHPELTRMVGRMKYRSSYGQNLLQHSREVANMCAIMASELGLDPKKAKRAGLLHDIGKVPDEEPELPHAILGMKLAEKYGEKPDICNAIGAHHDEIEMTTLISPIIQVCDAISGARPGARREIVESYIKRINELEALALAYPGVTKTFAIQAGRELRVIVESEKVSDAQADQLAMDISMKIQDEMTYPGQVRVTVIREKRAVAYAK from the coding sequence ATGGAGTTAGTAGTAGGAGTAGTGGCTGCGTTGCTGGGGGTTATCCTTGGGGGTGCGGGAGTGATGGTTTACAACAAAAAGGTTGTGAACGATCAAGCCAACAGCATTCTGGAAGAGGCCAAGGCAAAGGCAGAAGTCATCCGTGAGAAACGGATAAGTCAGGCGAAGGAGAAGTTTCAGGAAATGAAAGCCGAGCATGACCGGAAGGTGAATGAACGGAATCAGAAATTGATCGAAGCAGAGAACCGCGTGAAACAGAAAGAGGGTTCGCTTAACAAGAAGTTTGAGGACGTGAAACGCGAGCGTCAGGCTGCTGAGCGCGAACTTGGAGAGGCCAAGAAAAAGCAAGAGAAACTTGATGGTCAGATCGAGGTTTTCAATAAGAAGCTGGAAGAGGTTGAACGCGATCGTCAGAAGCAAGTGGAGCAACTTGAAAAAGTTGCTGGAATGAAGGCTGATGAAGCCAAAGCACAGTTGGTTGAAGCCTTGAAAGCTGAAGCGCAGACTGCTGCAATGGCGGCCATCAACGAAACAGTTGAGGAAGCCAAAATGCAGGCTGACAAGCAGGCGAAGAAAATTGTGATTCAGACCATTCAGCGTGTTGCTACCGAGCACACGATTGAGAACGCGGTTTCCATTTTCAACATTGAAAGTGACGAGATCAAAGGGCGTATCATCGGTCGTGAGGGACGAAATATCCGAGCGCTTGAAGCGGCAACTGGAATTGAGATCATTGTAGATGATACGCCAGAGGCGATCATCCTTTCAGGATTCGACCCTGTAAAACGTGAAACGGCTCGACTGGCGCTACACCAATTGGTGACGGACGGACGTATCCACCCAGCACGAATTGAGGAGGTTGTGGCCAAGACCAAAAAGCGTTTGGAGGAAGAGATCATCGAGATCGGTAAGCGAACTGCAATCGATCTTGGAATTCACGGTCTGCACCCGGAATTGACCAGAATGGTAGGTCGTATGAAGTATCGTTCTTCTTACGGACAGAATCTGTTGCAACACAGCCGCGAGGTAGCGAACATGTGTGCTATTATGGCTTCAGAATTGGGACTTGATCCGAAGAAGGCGAAACGCGCTGGACTGCTTCACGATATTGGTAAAGTTCCAGATGAAGAACCAGAATTGCCACACGCAATCCTTGGTATGAAACTGGCCGAGAAATATGGTGAAAAACCGGACATCTGCAACGCCATCGGAGCTCACCACGATGAGATTGAGATGACCACGTTGATCTCTCCGATCATTCAAGTTTGTGATGCGATCTCAGGTGCTCGTCCAGGTGCAAGACGCGAGATCGTTGAAAGCTACATCAAGCGTATCAACGAGTTGGAAGCGTTGGCGTTGGCTTATCCAGGTGTGACGAAGACATTCGCTATTCAGGCGGGTCGTGAATTGCGTGTAATTGTGGAAAGCGAGAAGGTTTCTGATGCGCAGGCAGATCAATTGGCAATGGACATTTCTATGAAGATCCAAGATGAAATGACCTATCCGGGTCAAGTACGTGTGACTGTTATCCGTGAAAAGAGAGCAGTTGCTTACGCTAAGTAG
- a CDS encoding GNAT family N-acetyltransferase, translating to MSNKEIFKNWCAKHPEIPLFLQYDWMEIVAKPEQWDVALVGSENDVQAFMPYFKKRKLQFDIITVPPLTPYMGPWLHYPEGQKEATRLSFEKKMYEQLIEQLPKTDKFIQYFHPEVTNWLPFFWNDFEQSTRYTYIIDDLSDADILYENLQGNIRREISKAQKSLTVSEVNEVKTLHNLKLKDFAIKGQELNYSEAYFNRVFEKLNTKDACKAWIASDADGNPIASLLLVWDHDSAYYLAGATDPENKNSGAMSLLMWTAILFASSVADKFNFEGSMIEPVERFFRSFGAKQTPYFEIRKTDSKLLKLL from the coding sequence ATGAGCAACAAGGAGATTTTCAAGAATTGGTGTGCCAAGCATCCAGAAATCCCCTTGTTTCTGCAATACGATTGGATGGAAATTGTGGCCAAACCCGAACAATGGGACGTGGCTTTGGTAGGTTCTGAGAATGATGTTCAGGCGTTCATGCCATACTTCAAAAAGCGAAAACTGCAGTTCGATATTATTACGGTTCCGCCATTGACGCCTTACATGGGGCCGTGGCTTCATTATCCTGAAGGACAGAAAGAAGCTACGCGACTTTCCTTTGAGAAGAAGATGTACGAGCAACTCATCGAGCAGCTTCCAAAGACCGATAAATTCATTCAGTATTTCCATCCCGAAGTGACGAATTGGCTTCCATTCTTCTGGAACGATTTCGAGCAATCGACCCGTTACACATACATCATTGACGACCTTTCGGATGCTGACATCCTCTACGAAAACCTGCAAGGAAACATCCGAAGGGAAATCTCTAAAGCACAGAAATCACTGACCGTTTCTGAAGTGAACGAAGTAAAGACGCTTCATAATCTAAAATTGAAGGACTTTGCTATCAAAGGTCAGGAGCTGAACTACTCAGAAGCATATTTCAATCGTGTTTTTGAGAAGTTGAATACGAAAGATGCCTGTAAAGCTTGGATTGCAAGTGATGCCGATGGAAATCCTATTGCTTCTCTCCTACTGGTTTGGGATCATGATTCAGCTTATTACTTGGCAGGTGCAACAGACCCTGAAAACAAAAACTCAGGCGCGATGAGCCTGCTCATGTGGACAGCCATACTTTTTGCTTCGAGCGTAGCTGATAAGTTCAATTTTGAGGGAAGTATGATTGAGCCTGTGGAACGTTTCTTCCGTTCGTTCGGGGCCAAGCAAACTCCCTATTTCGAGATTCGAAAAACGGATTCGAAGTTGTTGAAATTGCTGTAG